A stretch of the Thiomicrorhabdus xiamenensis genome encodes the following:
- a CDS encoding DUF748 domain-containing protein, translating to MRELFAVFKTHPWISGLLIFLALFIPTLPIAVQYGAIYALEKQTGQQVDIGNVDINLFNGKIAVYNIKLQNQTEITKIKAFEADLRLSKLFEKRLQFAEIKLIGTQLPVEIIQDGDQQSYQIAGIPLPQSSSDDQQETAVAIDFGVDRLTVSNFQLNLIQQEKKQLYQIRSLTLDELYSWDKDFARLKLNSALNQHKINANLQLHLFSEVPKLVGTFKVQELNLADIQNWLPFTASGQLDGELTFTLEQRQNGLTLYQYSEITMQQAELQIEDQNIAGENLHWKGDAHYFHGDIQGVKIDGKIEGNALSFKQESADGNLQAGSNLSADIHLAGQLNHNTKIRQSGQVTLTDLTIKQTAKAEQQTTATDINYPKLAYNGDIEWFMDSMKLRLDGRLKGEKLKLGQAHEFTDKSAQKLSVSLPLFDFKGQQEVLIADNLELSTTGSLNLDNLAIQQSEFNVSREKVNELKVRNQLQATLNLKAELNEAGQTLQQNGSIKLRQLDLEQNSNRVQTPQIDWNGKIGLIATDSQQKLDVKGKLKAVNLAVDSEQAQINNSLNADLNLKLNNSPDALQLQQKGNVQVSDLSLQQAGLLQQAAEAIYQGDIDYQLSKSNAPEQAAPQHVTLNGRFKLSGSQTQIPQSATSEALEIAHNLDSDFTLNLEMNAQKTLVDYQGKGTIQALKLNLGKQTSAIERLNWQGNTLLDQTSSEANPTIQLSGKIKLNAERIHFGDTRLMPRKPAVSIQNLDLKQLTLTSLEQFSLQNLDIRNIQLQGYQNAQKVPLNRIGRLTLDRAKIQTTPSIEAKLGNIAIKDTLTQLTLDKEKQIVQISALKKALGIEAEQPAKSAEPTTEKTTPQASAQLAFNSLQFTGNNAIKIELQSEQKPIHKDINIEVLEVSAFDSQKPQNLSDFRLIAAVDEFSRIESSGKISPSTSQINLDAQTKIDGLSLNDFSPLIEEAIGYKIDSGQLSATIDSLIKQNKLDINNKIKLYKFKLSSADQAKTDEFNKNFNVPLEIGLDLLQDKSGNIKLDLPINGDLENPNFSISSIVSKALNGALGKATRTYLLLALQPFGAIALVGELALDQVSAVRLQPVTFLETRASLSEEMQQYLQKVATLLKSRGNVQIKLCGGASENDRAALIEMTRANQAERQKQQDSEIVIRDERLLALAKLRQSVIKRYLIKQGVSTNQLVLCQPKIDPEKAAPKVDLGI from the coding sequence ATGCGCGAACTCTTTGCTGTTTTTAAAACCCATCCCTGGATAAGCGGACTGCTCATCTTTCTGGCCCTGTTTATTCCCACCCTGCCTATCGCTGTGCAATACGGGGCGATCTATGCCTTGGAAAAACAAACAGGACAACAAGTCGATATCGGCAATGTCGACATCAATCTTTTTAACGGCAAAATTGCTGTTTATAACATTAAGCTGCAAAACCAAACTGAAATTACAAAAATCAAAGCATTTGAGGCAGATTTACGCCTAAGTAAACTGTTTGAAAAGCGCCTGCAGTTTGCCGAAATCAAGTTGATCGGAACCCAGCTGCCAGTCGAAATTATTCAAGACGGGGATCAACAGAGTTATCAAATCGCCGGCATCCCCTTACCGCAAAGCAGTTCGGACGATCAGCAAGAGACAGCAGTGGCAATCGATTTCGGTGTCGACCGTTTAACTGTCAGCAATTTCCAGTTAAATCTGATTCAACAAGAGAAAAAACAACTCTACCAAATCCGTTCTTTGACACTTGATGAACTTTACTCATGGGATAAGGACTTCGCTCGCCTGAAACTCAATAGCGCTCTGAATCAGCATAAAATCAACGCCAATCTGCAACTCCACCTATTCAGTGAAGTTCCTAAACTGGTTGGAACATTCAAAGTACAAGAGTTAAACTTAGCCGACATCCAAAACTGGTTGCCTTTTACCGCCTCTGGACAACTGGACGGCGAACTGACTTTTACGCTGGAACAGCGTCAGAATGGATTAACCCTCTATCAGTACAGTGAAATCACCATGCAGCAGGCCGAACTTCAGATTGAAGATCAAAATATCGCCGGCGAAAATCTGCATTGGAAAGGCGATGCCCACTATTTCCACGGAGACATCCAAGGCGTCAAGATAGACGGTAAAATCGAGGGGAATGCACTCAGCTTCAAACAGGAATCCGCCGATGGAAACCTGCAAGCAGGCAGCAACCTTAGTGCGGACATTCACCTTGCAGGCCAGTTAAACCACAACACCAAAATTCGTCAATCAGGGCAAGTTACGCTAACCGATCTGACAATCAAACAGACCGCAAAAGCAGAACAGCAAACGACAGCAACGGACATCAACTATCCGAAACTGGCCTATAACGGCGATATCGAATGGTTTATGGACAGCATGAAACTGCGACTCGACGGCCGATTAAAAGGTGAAAAACTTAAACTCGGTCAAGCCCATGAATTTACCGATAAAAGCGCCCAGAAACTGTCTGTATCGTTACCGCTTTTCGACTTCAAAGGACAGCAAGAGGTACTTATTGCCGATAATCTGGAGCTGTCCACTACCGGCTCCCTTAATCTGGACAACCTCGCCATCCAGCAGAGCGAGTTCAATGTTTCACGTGAAAAGGTAAACGAACTAAAGGTACGCAATCAGCTGCAAGCGACGCTGAACCTTAAGGCGGAGCTAAACGAAGCAGGCCAGACATTGCAACAAAACGGCAGCATTAAACTCCGCCAGCTGGATCTTGAACAGAACAGCAACCGCGTGCAAACTCCACAAATCGACTGGAATGGAAAAATCGGACTAATTGCTACAGATAGCCAGCAAAAACTGGATGTCAAAGGAAAGCTCAAGGCTGTGAACTTAGCCGTTGATTCCGAACAAGCTCAAATAAACAACAGTTTGAATGCAGACTTGAACCTCAAACTAAACAACTCCCCAGACGCTTTGCAGCTCCAGCAAAAGGGGAACGTCCAAGTCTCCGACCTGTCGCTTCAACAAGCCGGTCTACTTCAACAAGCCGCCGAAGCAATCTATCAAGGCGATATCGACTATCAATTGAGCAAAAGCAACGCACCGGAGCAGGCGGCACCGCAGCATGTAACGCTAAACGGTAGATTTAAACTCTCCGGTTCCCAGACACAAATCCCGCAATCAGCAACATCGGAAGCCTTGGAAATTGCACATAATCTGGATAGCGATTTCACTCTTAACCTTGAAATGAACGCCCAAAAAACGCTTGTTGATTATCAGGGGAAAGGGACCATCCAAGCCCTGAAACTGAATCTAGGAAAGCAAACCAGCGCGATAGAACGCCTCAATTGGCAAGGCAATACCCTGCTTGACCAAACATCAAGTGAAGCAAACCCTACTATACAGCTAAGTGGAAAAATCAAACTCAACGCCGAACGAATTCACTTCGGCGACACCCGTCTCATGCCTCGCAAACCGGCGGTCAGCATTCAGAATCTGGACTTAAAACAATTAACGCTCACTTCTCTTGAGCAGTTTTCGCTGCAAAATCTGGATATCCGCAACATCCAATTGCAAGGCTACCAAAATGCGCAAAAAGTACCGCTGAACCGAATTGGTCGTTTGACTCTGGATCGGGCAAAAATCCAAACCACCCCTTCGATTGAGGCCAAACTGGGCAATATCGCGATTAAGGACACTTTGACGCAATTAACTTTGGATAAAGAGAAGCAGATTGTACAGATTTCAGCGCTTAAGAAGGCCTTGGGGATCGAAGCAGAGCAACCTGCCAAATCAGCAGAACCGACAACAGAAAAAACGACACCACAAGCGAGCGCACAACTCGCATTCAACTCGCTGCAGTTCACAGGTAACAACGCAATCAAAATCGAACTGCAAAGCGAGCAGAAACCAATCCACAAAGACATCAACATCGAAGTGCTTGAGGTCAGCGCATTTGACAGCCAAAAACCACAGAATCTCAGTGATTTCCGACTGATCGCCGCAGTAGATGAATTCAGCCGCATAGAATCCTCCGGCAAAATCAGTCCTTCAACCTCACAAATCAATCTTGATGCGCAAACAAAAATCGACGGCCTGTCGCTGAATGACTTTTCGCCGTTAATCGAAGAAGCGATCGGTTACAAAATTGATAGCGGGCAGCTGTCTGCAACAATCGACAGTCTGATCAAACAGAACAAGCTCGACATCAACAATAAAATCAAACTCTATAAATTCAAACTCAGTAGCGCAGATCAGGCAAAAACCGACGAGTTTAATAAAAATTTCAATGTTCCTCTGGAGATAGGGCTGGACCTGTTACAGGATAAAAGCGGCAATATAAAATTGGATCTGCCGATCAACGGCGATCTGGAAAACCCGAATTTCAGTATCAGCAGTATTGTTTCCAAAGCACTGAATGGTGCACTGGGTAAAGCGACCCGAACCTATCTTCTGCTCGCACTGCAACCTTTCGGAGCCATCGCTTTGGTCGGTGAACTAGCGCTTGACCAGGTCTCCGCCGTCAGACTGCAGCCGGTTACATTCCTTGAGACCCGTGCCAGCCTGAGTGAAGAAATGCAACAATATCTGCAAAAAGTCGCGACTTTGCTAAAATCCCGCGGCAACGTGCAAATCAAACTGTGCGGCGGCGCCAGTGAAAACGATCGTGCCGCGTTGATCGAAATGACGCGAGCCAATCAGGCCGAACGCCAAAAACAGCAGGACAGCGAGATTGTTATCCGCGACGAGCGACTGCTGGCACTGGCTAAACTGCGACAGTCGGTCATCAAGCGTTACCTGATTAAACAGGGCGTTAGCACCAATCAGCTGGTTCTGTGCCAGCCGAAAATCGATCCCGAAAAGGCCGCACCGAAAGTCGATCTGGGCATTTAG
- a CDS encoding zinc-binding metallopeptidase family protein — protein MKRFYCVCGEEVFFYDHVCKSCGRDLAYDPQIGTMWSGELVQNRFIAHTGDKKQSLDFSVCEHRSADVGCNWLLSNTDSNCQCIACRTTRTIPDLSHEKNLNRWFRLERCKRQLFQTLIALRLINARRPEQIANLQFDFLEDKRSNPNIDLEHVLTGHSDGLITLNAAEADEGFLHTMKEQMQERYRTLLGHFRHEIGHYFWGKLFATDDQKAKFREVFGDEREDYNEALERYYQQGKQNHWRGRYITPYASSHPHEDWAETWAHYLHIVDTLQTAQSYGLSVYDPQEHNFDHWFSEWHRVTQVMNALNRSMGVSDPYPFKVSDIVQGKLRFIDETIAAYVASIKTPPE, from the coding sequence ATGAAACGATTCTATTGCGTATGCGGAGAGGAAGTGTTCTTTTACGATCACGTCTGCAAAAGCTGTGGGCGCGATCTTGCCTATGATCCTCAGATAGGAACCATGTGGAGCGGCGAACTTGTCCAAAACCGCTTTATCGCGCATACCGGCGATAAAAAGCAATCGCTTGACTTCTCGGTCTGCGAACATCGCTCCGCCGATGTCGGCTGTAACTGGCTGCTGTCGAATACCGACAGCAACTGCCAATGCATTGCCTGCCGAACAACCCGCACGATTCCCGATCTGAGCCATGAGAAAAACCTCAACCGCTGGTTTCGTCTGGAACGCTGCAAGCGTCAGCTGTTTCAGACCCTTATCGCCCTCAGGCTGATCAATGCACGTCGTCCGGAACAGATCGCAAATCTGCAATTCGATTTTCTCGAAGATAAGCGCAGTAACCCGAATATCGACCTCGAACATGTTTTGACCGGGCATTCTGACGGACTGATCACGCTCAATGCAGCCGAGGCCGACGAAGGCTTCCTGCACACCATGAAAGAGCAGATGCAGGAACGCTACCGAACCCTGCTGGGCCACTTCCGTCATGAAATCGGCCACTACTTCTGGGGTAAACTGTTTGCAACCGACGATCAGAAGGCAAAATTCCGCGAAGTCTTCGGCGATGAACGTGAAGATTACAATGAAGCTCTGGAACGCTATTACCAGCAAGGTAAACAAAACCATTGGCGCGGCCGTTACATCACTCCCTATGCCAGCAGCCATCCGCATGAGGACTGGGCTGAGACCTGGGCCCATTATCTGCATATAGTCGATACTTTGCAGACGGCTCAGAGTTACGGACTAAGCGTTTACGATCCTCAGGAACATAACTTCGATCACTGGTTCTCGGAATGGCATAGAGTGACGCAGGTAATGAACGCACTCAATCGAAGCATGGGGGTCTCCGACCCCTATCCATTTAAGGTCTCGGACATCGTGCAAGGCAAGCTGCGCTTTATAGACGAAACCATTGCCGCCTATGTGGCATCGATCAAAACACCTCCAGAATAA
- the bioB gene encoding biotin synthase BioB: MLDAALEQKIGQVRHDWTLEEIRAIMDQPFNDLMFQAQTVHRANFNANEVQTSTLVNIKSGGCAEDCSYCSQSSRYDTGLEKEKMMAVQEVVDKALAAKEKGATRLCMGAAWRNPNKKDFPIVLDMVKMVKGLGMETCLTLGMLDEDQVQQLKDAGLDYYNHNLDTSEAYYPKVITTRTFQDRLDTIDKVQKAGINVCSGGIIGMGEAHKDRAELLRTFANMHHHPSSVPINLLVPVEGTPLEHMRGKTDSFEFIRVIATARILMPHSYVRLSAGRMELTDEAQALCFLGGANSIFYGDKLLTTDNPESDHDTVLFAKLGINMQADRSAIKSDEKSA; encoded by the coding sequence ATGTTAGACGCCGCTCTGGAACAAAAAATCGGTCAGGTTCGTCACGATTGGACGCTGGAAGAGATTCGAGCCATTATGGATCAGCCTTTCAACGATCTGATGTTTCAGGCCCAGACTGTTCATCGCGCCAACTTCAACGCGAATGAGGTGCAAACCAGCACACTGGTCAACATTAAATCCGGCGGCTGTGCCGAAGACTGTTCTTACTGCTCGCAAAGCTCCCGTTACGACACCGGTCTTGAAAAAGAGAAAATGATGGCCGTTCAGGAAGTCGTCGACAAAGCGCTGGCAGCCAAAGAAAAAGGCGCAACCCGTCTATGTATGGGTGCCGCTTGGCGTAATCCGAACAAGAAAGATTTCCCGATCGTTCTCGACATGGTCAAAATGGTCAAGGGGCTGGGCATGGAGACTTGCCTGACGCTTGGAATGCTCGACGAAGATCAGGTTCAGCAGCTCAAGGACGCCGGTCTGGACTACTACAACCACAATCTGGACACCTCCGAAGCCTACTATCCGAAGGTCATTACCACCCGTACTTTCCAGGATCGTCTGGACACCATCGACAAGGTGCAAAAAGCGGGGATCAATGTGTGTTCCGGCGGGATTATCGGCATGGGCGAAGCCCATAAAGACCGGGCCGAGCTGTTGAGAACCTTTGCCAATATGCACCATCACCCGAGTTCGGTACCGATCAATCTGCTGGTTCCGGTTGAAGGCACGCCTCTGGAGCATATGCGCGGCAAAACCGATTCTTTCGAATTTATCCGCGTCATCGCGACAGCACGTATTCTGATGCCACACTCTTACGTGCGCCTGTCTGCTGGACGAATGGAACTGACCGACGAAGCACAGGCTTTGTGTTTCCTTGGTGGAGCCAATTCGATTTTCTACGGTGACAAGCTATTGACCACCGACAACCCTGAATCGGATCACGACACGGTTCTGTTTGCCAAACTCGGTATCAATATGCAGGCTGATCGCTCGGCAATCAAATCCGACGAAAAATCCGCCTGA
- a CDS encoding circularly permuted type 2 ATP-grasp protein, which translates to MLEYLKDYPAGDYFDEAVAENNTPRTAAKPLLKQFENTPFNSLQEMQSSAEVAIANMGISFTVYSDKGNIDRLWPFDVFPRTLCSQEWKQISDGLKQRLKALNRFIEDVYNERQIFQAGIMPEEIITSSKDFRPECCGMKLKHNSWASICGSDLVRDVTGKIYVLEDNLRVPSGVSYMLENRAVMKQVMPEVFNDMNILPVDQYPMQLLSMLRSLCPYKTDNPEVVVLTPGIFNSAYYEHAYLAHEMGAELVEGSDLVVLEDNCVYMRNIEGLKRVDVIYRRIDDAFLDPEVFREDSSLGVPGLMRAWKAGKVAIANAPGCGVADDKVVYAYVPDMIRFYLNEEPLIENVPTYLCSREEERNYVLEHLDKLVVKPANESGGYGLLIGPKASMEEIETFRQLIRENPRNYIAQPTLNISTVPTVCDQSLEPRHVDLRPFILLGEKTYVTAGGLTRVALKKGSLVVNSSQGGGSKDTWIVVTEEEN; encoded by the coding sequence ATGCTCGAATACCTCAAAGACTACCCGGCCGGCGATTACTTTGATGAAGCTGTGGCTGAAAACAACACGCCCCGTACAGCAGCCAAACCGCTACTCAAACAATTCGAAAATACGCCTTTCAACTCGCTTCAAGAGATGCAGAGCAGCGCTGAAGTCGCAATCGCCAATATGGGCATCTCCTTTACCGTATACAGCGATAAAGGGAATATCGACCGCCTGTGGCCTTTCGACGTGTTTCCAAGAACCTTGTGCAGCCAAGAATGGAAACAGATCAGCGACGGCCTTAAACAGCGCCTGAAAGCGCTGAACCGTTTTATCGAAGACGTCTATAACGAACGTCAGATCTTCCAGGCCGGTATTATGCCCGAAGAAATCATCACCTCTTCAAAAGACTTTCGACCGGAATGTTGCGGAATGAAACTGAAACACAATTCCTGGGCATCCATCTGCGGGTCCGATCTGGTGCGAGATGTCACCGGCAAAATCTACGTTCTGGAAGACAATCTACGCGTTCCGTCCGGAGTCTCTTATATGCTTGAAAACCGCGCAGTGATGAAACAGGTCATGCCCGAAGTTTTCAACGATATGAATATTCTTCCGGTCGATCAATACCCGATGCAACTGCTGTCGATGCTGCGTTCCCTATGCCCTTACAAAACCGATAATCCGGAAGTGGTCGTGCTTACGCCGGGAATCTTCAATTCAGCCTACTACGAACACGCCTATCTGGCGCATGAAATGGGTGCCGAACTGGTCGAAGGCTCAGACCTGGTGGTTCTTGAAGATAATTGCGTGTATATGCGCAATATCGAGGGTCTTAAGCGTGTCGATGTCATTTACCGCCGTATCGATGACGCTTTTCTGGATCCGGAAGTTTTTCGCGAAGACTCCTCTCTGGGCGTTCCCGGCCTGATGCGCGCATGGAAAGCCGGCAAGGTCGCGATTGCCAATGCACCTGGCTGCGGCGTCGCTGACGATAAGGTAGTCTATGCCTATGTACCGGACATGATTCGCTTTTACCTCAACGAAGAGCCTCTGATTGAAAATGTTCCCACCTACCTTTGCAGCCGGGAAGAGGAACGCAACTATGTTCTCGAGCACCTGGATAAATTAGTTGTCAAACCGGCCAACGAATCGGGCGGTTACGGCCTGCTGATTGGCCCTAAAGCCAGCATGGAAGAGATCGAGACTTTCCGCCAACTGATTCGGGAAAACCCGAGAAACTATATCGCCCAACCGACGTTGAATATCTCCACCGTACCAACCGTATGCGACCAAAGCCTCGAGCCGCGACATGTCGATCTGCGACCGTTTATTCTGCTGGGCGAAAAAACGTATGTGACGGCCGGCGGCCTGACACGAGTCGCATTGAAAAAAGGATCTCTGGTGGTCAATTCATCTCAGGGAGGCGGTTCCAAAGACACCTGGATCGTCGTGACAGAGGAGGAAAACTAA
- the bioF gene encoding 8-amino-7-oxononanoate synthase, with amino-acid sequence MAIETIQQRFSDRLKTRRSEHLYRQRPLAFGPQQPQMQINGLCCINFCSNDYLGLANHPQIKQRLIAALQNDDISYGSGAAHLVTGHHLEHHLLEDELADWLGVERVLLFSTGFMANLAVLETFAQKGDVILGDKLNHASLVDGALHSEAEFKRYPHGDMTALEKRLQQAQAKEQQAVIVTDGVFSMDGDLAPLPEIQELARKYHAWLIIDDAHGFGALGQEGKGTLNHFNLETDCNTLQIGTLGKAFGCSGAFVAGSETAIEALIQFARPYIYTTASPQLNAVAVRQALRLVKSADKERRHLQELIQQFRQGAQQIGLKLWSSPTAIQPVMLGASETAMRWSEELKQKGFWVAAIRPPTVPQNQARLRITFSASHTVEEVDALLQALDEIHRQESSAKV; translated from the coding sequence ATGGCGATAGAAACAATTCAACAGCGTTTTTCCGACAGACTGAAAACACGCCGTAGCGAACACCTCTATCGCCAAAGACCCCTCGCCTTCGGCCCGCAACAACCGCAGATGCAAATCAACGGTCTTTGTTGCATCAACTTCTGCTCCAACGATTATCTTGGACTGGCCAATCACCCGCAAATCAAGCAACGCCTGATCGCCGCTCTGCAGAACGACGACATCAGCTACGGTTCCGGGGCCGCGCATCTGGTCACAGGGCACCATCTTGAACACCATCTTCTGGAAGACGAGCTAGCCGACTGGCTTGGCGTCGAACGCGTCCTGCTGTTCTCGACCGGTTTTATGGCTAATCTGGCTGTGCTGGAGACTTTCGCTCAAAAAGGCGATGTGATCCTTGGCGACAAACTCAATCACGCCTCACTGGTCGACGGCGCCCTGCATTCGGAGGCCGAATTCAAGCGTTACCCGCATGGCGACATGACTGCATTGGAAAAACGCCTACAACAAGCACAGGCCAAAGAGCAGCAAGCCGTAATTGTCACCGACGGGGTTTTCAGCATGGATGGCGATCTGGCACCGCTGCCGGAGATTCAGGAACTGGCTCGAAAATATCACGCATGGCTGATTATCGACGATGCCCACGGTTTTGGCGCTCTTGGCCAGGAAGGCAAAGGAACACTTAACCATTTTAATCTCGAGACCGATTGCAACACTCTGCAGATAGGTACTCTGGGTAAAGCGTTCGGCTGTAGCGGCGCCTTTGTCGCCGGTAGCGAAACCGCCATTGAAGCACTGATTCAGTTCGCACGCCCGTACATTTACACGACGGCCAGCCCTCAGCTTAACGCCGTTGCGGTACGTCAGGCATTGCGACTGGTCAAGAGCGCCGACAAAGAGCGTCGCCACCTGCAAGAGTTGATTCAACAGTTCCGTCAAGGTGCACAGCAAATCGGCCTGAAACTGTGGTCGTCGCCGACAGCGATTCAGCCAGTCATGCTCGGTGCCAGTGAAACAGCTATGAGATGGTCGGAAGAATTAAAGCAAAAAGGCTTCTGGGTCGCGGCCATTCGTCCGCCGACGGTCCCGCAAAACCAGGCTCGTCTGCGGATTACTTTCAGTGCCTCACATACTGTCGAAGAGGTTGATGCCCTTCTTCAAGCATTGGATGAAATCCATCGTCAAGAGTCCTCTGCAAAAGTTTAA
- a CDS encoding alanine/glycine:cation symporter family protein: protein MQTINQLLSTASGWAWGPVMLTLLLGTGIFLSFRLGFLPLRNLGKAFKMLWRGRHSDKAGDIPPMSALFTALAATVGTGNIAGVAAALFIGGPGAIFWMWVTALIGMATKYSEAVLAVHYRETDEDGRYVGGPMYYIKNGMGDKWKPLAFAFALFGTIAAFGIGNMVQANAVAGAMQSAFSIDNQYTGLALMALIGLVIFGGVKRIAHVATALVPLMAALYVGVSLWILALHWDALPTAVSTIIGNAFTGTAAAGGFAGASIILAIQFGIARGVFSNEAGLGSAPIAHAAAQTDNPVRQGHIAMLGTFIDTIIICTMTALVIMVTGVWTSGETGSVLTSMAYTQGIGSDLGAMLVAVSLAVFAFTTLLGWSYYGERCAEYLSNTRIITPYRILWVIAIFAGAALSDYFNTVLILADLLNALMAIPNLIALLVLSPIVVQLTKAYFHTGKSQRR, encoded by the coding sequence ATGCAGACGATTAACCAACTGCTGTCCACCGCCAGCGGATGGGCTTGGGGCCCGGTCATGCTGACCCTGCTTTTAGGCACAGGAATTTTCCTTTCATTCAGACTCGGTTTTTTGCCTTTACGCAATCTCGGCAAGGCATTCAAAATGCTGTGGCGCGGGCGGCATTCGGATAAAGCCGGAGATATCCCGCCGATGAGCGCACTCTTTACCGCGCTGGCTGCTACAGTCGGCACGGGAAATATCGCCGGGGTTGCTGCGGCACTGTTTATCGGTGGGCCGGGCGCTATTTTCTGGATGTGGGTTACCGCTCTGATCGGTATGGCGACGAAGTATTCCGAAGCGGTTCTCGCCGTGCACTACCGAGAAACCGACGAAGACGGACGTTATGTCGGCGGGCCTATGTATTACATTAAAAACGGTATGGGCGATAAGTGGAAACCTTTAGCTTTCGCTTTTGCACTTTTCGGAACCATCGCCGCCTTCGGCATCGGTAACATGGTTCAGGCAAACGCCGTTGCCGGTGCTATGCAGAGCGCTTTTTCAATCGACAATCAATACACCGGTCTCGCCCTGATGGCGTTGATCGGTCTGGTTATTTTCGGCGGCGTCAAGCGAATCGCACACGTCGCCACGGCACTGGTTCCTTTAATGGCCGCGTTGTATGTCGGTGTTTCACTCTGGATTCTGGCACTGCACTGGGACGCCCTTCCTACAGCTGTAAGCACTATTATCGGCAATGCTTTCACCGGAACGGCTGCAGCCGGTGGCTTCGCCGGAGCCAGCATCATTCTGGCAATCCAGTTCGGTATTGCACGCGGCGTATTCTCGAATGAAGCCGGACTCGGCTCCGCACCGATCGCACACGCCGCAGCACAAACCGATAACCCGGTACGCCAGGGGCATATCGCCATGCTTGGAACCTTTATCGATACCATTATTATCTGTACCATGACCGCGCTGGTCATTATGGTCACTGGCGTCTGGACCAGTGGTGAAACCGGTTCCGTCCTAACCTCCATGGCTTACACTCAAGGCATCGGTTCCGATTTAGGCGCAATGCTGGTCGCCGTCAGCTTGGCGGTTTTTGCTTTCACTACCCTGCTTGGCTGGAGTTACTATGGCGAGCGTTGCGCCGAATATTTAAGCAACACGCGAATCATTACGCCGTACCGCATACTCTGGGTTATTGCTATCTTTGCCGGTGCAGCCCTGTCGGATTACTTCAATACCGTACTGATTTTGGCGGATCTTCTTAATGCCCTAATGGCAATTCCGAACCTAATCGCCCTGCTGGTGCTGTCTCCAATCGTTGTGCAACTGACAAAAGCGTACTTCCATACAGGAAAATCCCAGCGCCGATAA
- a CDS encoding alpha-E domain-containing protein, which translates to MLSKVAERVYWLARYIERVENTARLAKVHSQLMLDLPKSVKLSWYGLVQITSNEDYFALHYDSRSEQNCMKMLLSDRNNPASLISSLWWARENIRTTRDILPREAWIHINELYVMVKNHQEDFATRTKRNELLSKIIRACQAYTGMLEGTMSHNETYRFLKLGMLIERADMTTRLIDEGGLFVAQEHFEKDDESYFDAILWANLLRSINAYFMYRQQYQTEISGQEVLQFLTQDEEFARSISYCLNEMCWFMRKLPNPEPMQNALKSLQQKISAEQKLIIGSNELHNHLDWIQKELSQINRLLYSTWFNPKQVA; encoded by the coding sequence ATGCTTTCAAAAGTCGCCGAACGCGTATACTGGCTGGCCCGATATATCGAACGTGTCGAAAACACCGCTCGTCTGGCCAAAGTTCACTCACAACTGATGCTTGATCTACCCAAGTCGGTTAAGCTCAGCTGGTATGGCCTGGTTCAGATCACCAGCAATGAAGATTATTTTGCCCTGCATTACGACAGCCGTAGCGAACAGAATTGCATGAAGATGCTCCTGAGCGATCGTAACAACCCGGCATCGCTGATCTCATCGCTCTGGTGGGCCAGAGAAAATATCCGTACCACCCGCGATATTCTGCCGCGCGAAGCCTGGATTCACATCAATGAGCTGTACGTCATGGTTAAAAACCATCAGGAGGATTTCGCCACCCGCACCAAACGCAACGAACTGCTGTCGAAAATCATTCGTGCCTGTCAGGCATATACCGGCATGCTTGAAGGCACCATGAGTCATAACGAAACCTATCGCTTTCTGAAACTCGGAATGCTCATCGAACGTGCCGATATGACAACCCGATTGATCGATGAGGGAGGACTTTTTGTTGCCCAGGAACACTTTGAAAAGGATGATGAGTCTTATTTTGATGCCATACTGTGGGCGAATCTGCTGCGCTCGATCAATGCCTATTTTATGTACCGCCAGCAGTATCAAACCGAAATATCCGGTCAGGAAGTATTGCAGTTCCTGACTCAGGACGAAGAGTTTGCCCGTTCCATTAGTTACTGTCTTAACGAAATGTGCTGGTTTATGCGCAAACTTCCAAACCCAGAACCGATGCAGAATGCGCTAAAATCCCTGCAACAGAAAATCAGCGCCGAACAGAAATTAATCATAGGAAGCAATGAACTCCATAATCACCTTGACTGGATACAAAAAGAGCTGTCGCAAATCAACCGACTTCTATACAGCACCTGGTTCAATCCCAAACAAGTCGCCTGA